The following coding sequences lie in one Sulfuricella sp. genomic window:
- the djlA gene encoding co-chaperone DjlA: MFKLIGALIGYYFFGIFGAFAGYFLGSIVARYRAYGMGAVNPLSSGQRQTVFIETVFILMGKLAKADGHISKDEIAHVEDFIQKLGMSAEHRQQAIALFKQGSTPDFDVEPNLKRFMSVCGHTHSLKQVLLVYLIVMALSDGRIDSAEERLLIDIARHLGYDQAAFKHMLDMVLNQSHFAGGQAASATSLDDAYKALGVSKESSDQEVKRAYRKLMSQYHPDKLMGQGVPEDMIAVATEQAKEVQLAYDLISKSRQQ, from the coding sequence TTGTTTAAACTCATTGGCGCTTTGATAGGGTATTACTTTTTCGGGATTTTCGGAGCATTTGCTGGTTATTTCCTGGGAAGTATTGTCGCCCGTTATCGCGCGTATGGCATGGGCGCGGTTAACCCGCTCAGCAGCGGTCAGCGCCAAACCGTTTTTATCGAAACGGTTTTCATTTTAATGGGAAAACTTGCCAAGGCAGATGGTCATATCTCCAAAGATGAAATTGCGCATGTCGAAGATTTTATCCAAAAACTGGGAATGTCTGCCGAGCACAGGCAGCAAGCCATTGCGCTTTTCAAGCAAGGCTCTACCCCGGATTTTGATGTTGAGCCGAATTTGAAGCGATTCATGTCCGTTTGTGGCCATACCCACAGCCTGAAACAGGTGTTGCTGGTTTATCTCATTGTTATGGCCTTGTCTGACGGGCGTATTGATTCAGCTGAAGAGCGCTTGCTGATAGATATTGCGCGCCATCTGGGTTATGACCAGGCTGCATTCAAGCACATGCTGGACATGGTTTTAAACCAGTCGCACTTTGCCGGCGGTCAGGCCGCTTCCGCCACTTCGCTGGACGATGCCTATAAAGCTCTGGGCGTGAGCAAGGAAAGCAGCGACCAGGAGGTCAAACGGGCTTATCGCAAACTGATGAGCCAATACCACCCCGACAAGCTGATGGGTCAGGGGGTGCCGGAAGACATGATTGCGGTGGCTACCGAGCAGGCCAAGGAAGTGCAGCTTGCTTACGATTTGATTAGCAAGAGCCGGCAGCAATAG
- a CDS encoding DUF3820 family protein, whose amino-acid sequence MNPEDLQRLLTTAMPYGKYKGHLIADLPGRYLNWFAREGFPSGEIGRLLALMQELDHNGLSSLLDPLRKG is encoded by the coding sequence ATGAACCCCGAAGATTTGCAGCGCCTGCTCACCACCGCCATGCCCTATGGCAAATACAAAGGCCACCTGATAGCCGACCTGCCCGGACGGTATCTCAACTGGTTTGCTCGTGAAGGCTTCCCATCCGGCGAAATCGGCCGTCTGTTGGCGCTGATGCAGGAACTGGACCACAACGGCCTGTCTTCGCTGCTTGACCCCCTGCGAAAAGGATAA
- a CDS encoding MYG1 family protein, with amino-acid sequence MSKVSNLYTILRNPGTVAATHSGSFHADEVLAAASLRLANPSLTILRTRDQAQLDAADVIFDVGRVFDPGTGRFDHHQLDFREARANGIPFSSFGLIWRELGTELCGSAAAAARVDRLLVQGVDAIDCGVTLSRETPLATVMSIPSIIGGFNPGWQDDASPEARNEAFERAVSWASSVLKNAIREASGLEAARAVVKQGLLLEEGRLLVLDNGVPWKEAVLGSPEHQHLLYVISPDTQTKWHVHTVPDYAGSFSNRKSLPAAWAGLDGEELDKVIGMTGCVFCHRARFVAGHTTKDGALKMAQLALQD; translated from the coding sequence ATGAGCAAGGTTTCAAATCTTTATACTATTCTCCGGAATCCCGGAACTGTTGCAGCCACTCATTCTGGCTCGTTTCATGCGGACGAGGTATTGGCTGCAGCGAGTTTGCGGCTTGCAAACCCTTCGCTAACCATTCTGCGTACACGCGACCAGGCACAGCTGGACGCAGCAGATGTCATATTCGATGTGGGCCGTGTTTTTGACCCTGGTACTGGCCGGTTCGACCATCATCAACTGGATTTCAGGGAAGCGCGGGCAAATGGCATTCCTTTCAGCTCATTTGGCCTGATTTGGCGTGAGCTGGGAACAGAACTTTGCGGATCGGCTGCCGCTGCGGCCAGGGTCGATCGCTTGCTGGTGCAAGGCGTGGATGCGATAGATTGCGGGGTTACCTTGAGCAGGGAAACACCACTTGCAACCGTGATGTCCATTCCCTCGATTATTGGCGGCTTCAATCCCGGCTGGCAGGATGACGCCTCTCCGGAAGCCAGGAACGAAGCATTCGAACGGGCTGTCAGTTGGGCAAGCAGCGTCCTGAAAAACGCTATCCGCGAAGCCAGTGGGCTGGAAGCGGCCCGGGCCGTTGTAAAACAAGGCCTGTTGCTGGAAGAAGGGCGCCTGCTGGTACTGGATAACGGCGTGCCATGGAAGGAAGCCGTATTGGGATCGCCCGAGCACCAGCATCTCCTGTATGTAATTTCTCCGGACACCCAGACGAAATGGCATGTGCACACCGTGCCGGATTACGCGGGGAGCTTCAGTAACCGGAAATCCCTGCCTGCCGCCTGGGCTGGCCTGGATGGCGAAGAACTGGACAAGGTTATCGGCATGACAGGCTGCGTGTTTTGTCACCGGGCACGCTTTGTCGCAGGGCACACAACGAAGGATGGCGCCTTGAAAATGGCGCAGCTGGCGCTGCAGGATTAA
- a CDS encoding YgjP-like metallopeptidase domain-containing protein: MHPKHPPNFLAGYPVSLAEQVQRLIEQDLLAGILLKKYPLAHAVRTDKALYDYVLEIKGTYLRNAGQLSKVAFDSKLHVIQQALGMHTRKSRVQGAKLKSRREIRVAAVFKEMPPEFLRMIVVHELAHIKESEHDKAFYQLCQHMEPEYHQLEFDLRAYLSLLEATGRPLWSSATAE, translated from the coding sequence ATGCACCCGAAGCACCCGCCAAATTTCCTTGCCGGCTACCCGGTCTCATTGGCAGAGCAAGTGCAGCGGCTGATCGAACAGGATTTGCTGGCGGGCATACTGCTAAAAAAGTATCCGCTTGCGCACGCGGTGCGTACCGACAAGGCACTCTATGACTACGTGCTGGAAATCAAAGGTACCTATCTGCGCAACGCCGGGCAACTGAGCAAGGTGGCGTTCGACAGCAAGCTGCATGTCATCCAGCAAGCGCTGGGCATGCACACCAGAAAATCGCGGGTGCAGGGCGCAAAACTCAAGTCCAGGCGCGAGATCCGCGTAGCGGCAGTGTTCAAGGAAATGCCGCCTGAATTTTTGCGCATGATCGTTGTGCACGAACTTGCGCACATCAAGGAAAGTGAGCACGACAAGGCTTTCTATCAACTGTGCCAGCATATGGAACCCGAATACCACCAGCTGGAGTTTGATCTGCGCGCTTATCTCAGCCTTCTAGAAGCGACTGGCCGGCCACTCTGGTCGTCCGCGACGGCCGAGTAA
- a CDS encoding VC1465 family Xer recombination activation factor — MPPHKKRRAPGRKRPKFSPVDSEAFRVARFTAGLSLEAAAAFLQVTTRTIRNWESGSVRISYPAFRLLRVRAGMAMPFDGWDGWHVGKDGTLWSPARQSFRPKDLEWLSLVFAQARQWRKDRGLT; from the coding sequence ATGCCTCCCCACAAAAAGCGGCGCGCACCTGGTCGAAAGCGGCCCAAGTTCTCGCCAGTCGATTCCGAGGCTTTCCGGGTGGCCCGGTTCACTGCCGGCCTGTCTCTGGAAGCGGCTGCGGCCTTCCTGCAAGTCACCACGCGCACGATTCGCAACTGGGAGAGCGGGTCTGTTCGCATCTCTTACCCGGCCTTCCGGTTGCTGCGTGTTCGAGCTGGCATGGCCATGCCCTTCGATGGCTGGGACGGCTGGCATGTTGGCAAGGATGGCACGCTGTGGAGCCCTGCCCGGCAGTCATTCAGGCCCAAGGATCTGGAATGGCTGTCGCTGGTGTTTGCACAAGCGAGGCAGTGGCGCAAAGATCGGGGCTTGACGTGA
- the map gene encoding type I methionyl aminopeptidase yields the protein MSISIKTADEIEKMRVAGRLAGEQLDYIGQFVKAGITTAELDRICHDYTIDVQHAIPAPLNYAPSGHNPYPKSICTSVNHQVCHGVPGDKALKNGDIINIDVTVIKDGFHGDSSRMFYVGEPSIQARRLCEITYECLWLGIKVVKPGARLGDIGHVIQRHAENNGFSVVREFCGHGIGRNFHEEPQVLHYGKAGTGPKLEPGMIFTIEPMINAGRRDIRQLGDGWSIVTKDHSLSAQWEHTILVTDGGFEVLTVSPGMPPIPASVS from the coding sequence ATGAGCATTAGCATCAAGACAGCGGATGAAATCGAAAAAATGCGTGTAGCCGGACGGCTCGCTGGCGAGCAGCTCGATTACATCGGGCAGTTTGTCAAAGCCGGCATCACGACTGCGGAGCTGGACAGGATTTGCCACGACTACACCATTGACGTTCAGCACGCCATTCCTGCGCCGTTGAATTATGCGCCTTCGGGCCATAATCCTTATCCGAAGTCCATTTGCACTTCGGTCAATCATCAGGTTTGCCATGGCGTGCCCGGCGACAAGGCATTAAAAAACGGCGACATCATCAACATCGATGTCACCGTGATCAAGGATGGCTTTCATGGCGACAGCAGCCGCATGTTCTATGTCGGGGAACCTTCCATCCAGGCCAGACGCCTGTGCGAGATTACCTATGAATGCCTGTGGCTGGGCATCAAGGTCGTCAAGCCGGGCGCGCGCCTGGGCGATATTGGTCATGTGATCCAGCGCCATGCCGAGAACAATGGTTTCAGCGTGGTACGTGAGTTTTGCGGCCACGGCATCGGACGTAATTTTCACGAAGAACCGCAAGTGCTTCACTACGGCAAAGCCGGAACCGGCCCCAAGCTTGAACCCGGCATGATTTTTACCATAGAGCCGATGATCAACGCAGGGCGGCGCGATATTCGCCAGCTCGGTGACGGCTGGTCCATCGTTACCAAGGATCACAGTCTCTCCGCCCAGTGGGAGCATACGATTCTGGTGACTGACGGCGGTTTCGAGGTGCTGACGGTCTCCCCCGGCATGCCGCCCATCCCCGCTTCCGTTTCCTGA
- a CDS encoding [protein-PII] uridylyltransferase, with translation MPVAAIPGQDVAHWRALIQAGRVTLADQFIDRPHAMTSLQQHAQLVDGVLQEIWRAGDMPESAALVAVGGYGRGLLFPHSDVDLLLLLASEPDTETASRLEQMIGLFWDIGLDVGHSVRTVSECQEESAKDVTVQTNLLEARLLAGNTAVFERLLHSLHATLDRSAFLQAKILEQQQRHARFHDTAYNLEPNLKESPGGLRDLQTVLWISQALKLGGTWKELVAESLITAQEARQIQRNEQYLQGLRIRLHYLAKRREDRLLFDYQTSLAGQLGFKNQKNRSASELLMQRYYRTAKAVSLMNEILLQNLGARLHSAPEAPPLLLSDRFRARNQLLEACEEAIFQREPGAILECFHLLERHPELKGICAPTLRALWRAVPRIDAAFRRDPVNRARFMAIIREPAGLTHILRRMNQYGVLARYIPAFGRIVGQMQHDLFHTYTVDEHTLMVLRNLRRFTVPEFAHEFPLCSRLIRTFERPEVLYLAALFHDIAKGRGGDHSQLGRADARRFCREHGLNQEDTEQVCWLVESHLTMSSVAQKQDISDPEVIAAFGSKMSDERHLTALYLLTVADIRGTSPKVWNAWKSRLLESLYHATCRFLCGATSTGEQLDERQREALGILRQHAVPESAAHKLWGKLDEGYFMRHEAQEIAWHTRVLGRLEIDGTPFVRARLAPSGEGLQVMIYTPDREDLFARICGFFERVGFNIVEAKIHTTQNGDALDSFVVLDEEKRATHYRDLLNYIEYELAQELRQARPLEAPSRGRVSRHLKHFPITPQISIKPDEKGLHQVLSLIAGDRPGLLYGIARVFLAHGVHLHTAKINTLGERAEDTFLISGALLDKTMVMLQFETELLKQLQS, from the coding sequence ATGCCCGTAGCCGCCATTCCGGGGCAGGATGTTGCCCACTGGCGCGCCCTTATTCAGGCCGGGCGTGTCACTCTTGCCGATCAATTCATTGACCGCCCTCATGCCATGACTTCCTTGCAACAGCATGCGCAGTTGGTGGATGGCGTGCTGCAGGAAATCTGGCGGGCCGGCGATATGCCTGAATCGGCCGCACTGGTCGCGGTGGGCGGGTATGGCCGCGGCCTGCTTTTCCCTCATTCCGATGTTGATTTACTGCTTCTGCTGGCATCCGAACCCGACACTGAAACTGCCTCCAGGCTCGAGCAAATGATAGGCTTGTTCTGGGACATCGGCCTGGACGTTGGCCACAGCGTTCGGACCGTAAGCGAGTGTCAGGAAGAATCCGCCAAGGATGTCACCGTCCAGACCAATTTGCTGGAAGCACGCCTGCTTGCCGGCAACACTGCCGTTTTTGAGCGTTTGCTGCATTCATTGCATGCCACGCTGGACCGTTCTGCTTTTCTCCAGGCCAAAATTCTGGAACAGCAGCAGCGTCATGCGCGTTTTCATGACACAGCCTACAATCTCGAGCCCAACCTGAAAGAAAGCCCCGGCGGCCTGCGCGATTTGCAGACGGTGCTGTGGATCAGCCAGGCACTGAAACTGGGTGGCACATGGAAGGAGCTGGTGGCCGAATCCCTGATCACTGCCCAGGAAGCACGCCAGATCCAGCGTAACGAGCAGTACCTGCAAGGCTTGCGAATTCGCCTGCACTATCTGGCCAAACGTCGCGAAGATCGCTTGCTGTTCGATTATCAGACGTCCCTGGCCGGGCAGCTAGGCTTCAAAAACCAGAAAAACCGCTCCGCCAGCGAACTGCTGATGCAGCGCTATTACCGTACCGCCAAGGCGGTCAGCCTGATGAACGAGATTTTGCTACAGAATCTCGGCGCCCGTCTGCACTCCGCACCAGAAGCCCCTCCCCTCCTCCTCAGCGATCGCTTCCGGGCGCGTAACCAGTTACTGGAAGCCTGTGAAGAAGCTATTTTTCAGCGCGAGCCAGGCGCCATTCTCGAGTGCTTTCATTTATTGGAGAGACATCCAGAACTAAAAGGTATATGCGCCCCGACGCTGCGTGCCCTGTGGCGCGCCGTGCCTCGGATCGATGCTGCGTTCCGGCGCGACCCGGTCAACCGAGCGCGTTTCATGGCCATTATCCGCGAGCCCGCCGGGCTGACACATATCCTCCGCAGAATGAACCAGTATGGCGTGCTGGCCCGCTACATTCCGGCGTTTGGACGCATTGTCGGCCAGATGCAGCATGACCTGTTTCATACCTACACGGTGGATGAACATACCCTGATGGTGCTGCGGAACCTGCGCCGCTTTACCGTCCCGGAGTTCGCTCACGAATTTCCCTTGTGCAGCCGCCTGATCCGCACTTTCGAGCGGCCAGAGGTACTGTATCTGGCCGCCCTGTTTCACGATATTGCCAAGGGCCGGGGCGGCGATCACTCCCAGCTTGGCAGGGCGGATGCACGGCGCTTCTGCCGTGAGCATGGACTGAATCAGGAAGATACGGAACAGGTTTGCTGGCTGGTTGAAAGCCATCTCACCATGTCTTCCGTGGCGCAGAAGCAGGACATCAGCGACCCTGAAGTGATTGCCGCATTCGGCAGCAAAATGAGCGATGAGCGTCATCTTACCGCGCTCTATCTGCTCACGGTGGCAGACATCCGAGGCACCAGCCCCAAGGTGTGGAATGCATGGAAAAGCCGCCTGCTGGAAAGTCTTTATCACGCCACCTGCCGTTTCCTGTGCGGCGCGACAAGCACCGGGGAGCAACTGGATGAAAGGCAACGTGAAGCACTGGGCATTCTGCGCCAGCACGCCGTGCCGGAATCCGCAGCCCATAAGCTCTGGGGGAAACTGGACGAGGGCTATTTCATGCGCCATGAAGCGCAGGAAATAGCCTGGCATACGCGAGTGCTCGGGCGGCTTGAAATCGATGGCACACCCTTTGTCCGGGCGCGCCTGGCACCCAGCGGAGAAGGCTTGCAGGTGATGATCTATACGCCGGACCGGGAAGATCTTTTTGCCCGTATTTGCGGTTTTTTCGAGCGAGTGGGTTTCAACATCGTCGAAGCCAAGATTCACACCACGCAGAACGGCGATGCGCTGGATAGCTTTGTCGTGCTGGACGAGGAAAAGCGAGCGACGCATTACCGCGATCTGCTGAACTACATCGAATATGAGCTGGCCCAGGAGTTACGCCAGGCCAGACCGCTGGAAGCACCTTCGCGCGGCAGGGTCAGCCGGCATCTGAAGCACTTTCCCATCACCCCGCAGATCAGCATCAAGCCGGATGAAAAAGGGCTCCATCAGGTGCTGTCTCTCATAGCCGGCGACCGTCCCGGCCTGCTCTACGGCATTGCCCGGGTATTCCTCGCCCACGGCGTTCATCTCCATACCGCCAAGATCAATACGCTGGGTGAACGTGCCGAGGACACTTTTCTCATCTCTGGCGCGCTGCTGGATAAAACCATGGTGATGTTGCAGTTCGAAACCGAGCTGCTGAAACAGCTTCAGTCTTAA
- a CDS encoding EscU/YscU/HrcU family type III secretion system export apparatus switch protein encodes MKQPDDRRTAVALAYNAGQSAPKVVAKGRGLLADAIIERAKEAGVYVHESPALVSLLMQVDLDQHIPPELYLAVAELLAWLYRLEHGESPEPLSSQGTRLP; translated from the coding sequence ATGAAGCAGCCGGATGATCGCCGCACTGCCGTCGCTCTGGCTTACAACGCCGGCCAGTCGGCGCCAAAAGTGGTGGCCAAGGGGCGAGGCTTGCTGGCGGATGCCATCATCGAGCGCGCCAAAGAGGCTGGTGTGTACGTTCATGAATCTCCGGCCCTGGTTTCCCTGCTGATGCAGGTTGATCTGGACCAGCACATTCCCCCGGAACTATATCTGGCGGTAGCCGAGCTGCTGGCGTGGCTGTACCGGCTGGAGCACGGCGAAAGCCCCGAACCCTTATCAAGCCAGGGAACGCGCCTCCCCTGA
- a CDS encoding flagellar hook-length control protein FliK: protein MIHSDVLSQLQLLIKTSAPPLLEVSQQQLALPQLTPGQKVPAHVVANLPNGRFQVLIADKTLDMNLPRNTQPGDTLELVFVTAKPRLTFIMASDLANAATTSPNGKPQVSLSDTARFLGGLLEKAAQSEPAQARAASIAQTAPLLSGAPGKTLDFAQSLRGALTQSGLFYESHQAQWVAGQRPLTDLLHEPQGRLSPAAVNPAQTEQTSSLPQNPIDLMGGKALAATQPVHPETVPILRQQLEALDTRQVLWQGQVWPGQPMDWQIEERSAREQEGRGGEQPEWQTSLRLVLPQLGEINARLILHPQGIRIQLGAAESATVELMNEQKAALQQGMETSGLRLAEIKVGTS, encoded by the coding sequence ATGATTCACAGCGATGTCCTGAGTCAGTTGCAACTGCTGATCAAGACTTCGGCTCCGCCGCTGCTGGAAGTTTCCCAGCAGCAACTGGCTCTGCCTCAGCTCACGCCAGGGCAAAAGGTACCCGCCCACGTGGTGGCCAATCTGCCCAATGGCCGTTTCCAGGTGCTGATCGCCGACAAAACGCTGGACATGAATCTGCCCAGGAACACCCAGCCCGGCGACACGCTGGAACTGGTTTTCGTTACCGCCAAACCGCGCCTGACTTTCATTATGGCAAGCGACCTGGCTAATGCCGCTACCACTAGCCCGAACGGTAAGCCACAGGTTTCCCTGAGTGACACAGCGCGCTTTCTTGGCGGGCTGCTGGAAAAAGCCGCGCAATCAGAGCCGGCGCAAGCAAGGGCAGCCAGCATTGCACAGACGGCTCCGCTGCTTTCCGGCGCACCGGGAAAAACACTGGATTTTGCCCAAAGCCTTCGCGGTGCGCTGACACAAAGCGGGCTGTTTTATGAATCTCATCAGGCGCAATGGGTTGCTGGTCAACGTCCTCTGACCGATTTGCTGCATGAGCCGCAAGGACGTTTATCTCCGGCAGCGGTCAATCCGGCGCAGACAGAACAAACTTCTTCTCTCCCCCAGAACCCGATTGACCTGATGGGAGGAAAAGCGCTTGCCGCCACTCAGCCCGTTCACCCCGAAACTGTGCCCATCCTGCGCCAGCAACTGGAAGCACTGGATACCCGCCAGGTGCTGTGGCAGGGTCAAGTCTGGCCGGGGCAGCCGATGGACTGGCAGATCGAGGAGCGTTCAGCCCGCGAGCAGGAGGGGAGGGGGGGCGAACAGCCTGAGTGGCAGACCAGCTTGCGTCTGGTGCTGCCTCAGTTGGGAGAAATCAACGCCAGATTGATCCTGCACCCGCAGGGCATACGCATCCAGCTCGGGGCGGCAGAATCCGCAACGGTGGAACTGATGAACGAACAGAAAGCCGCCTTGCAGCAAGGGATGGAGACATCCGGCTTGCGCCTGGCTGAAATCAAGGTTGGAACTTCCTGA
- a CDS encoding DUF2802 domain-containing protein produces the protein MDSFVITWRELLIIVAVVLAVYVAEMLLLLRTNRGFRRWKPDAGADQPRMAALEAEIEQLREQILTIHQQLEDRPIPQPQHTHSTSPPSSPYSQAIQMAQQGMSVDELAAGCGISRGEAELIVAMHQARTP, from the coding sequence TTGGATTCCTTTGTCATTACATGGCGTGAATTGCTGATTATCGTGGCGGTCGTGCTTGCGGTATATGTTGCCGAGATGCTGCTGCTGTTGCGCACGAATCGCGGTTTCAGGCGCTGGAAGCCCGATGCCGGGGCGGATCAGCCCAGAATGGCCGCACTCGAGGCGGAAATCGAGCAGTTGCGTGAACAGATTCTGACCATTCACCAGCAACTGGAAGACCGGCCCATCCCCCAGCCCCAGCACACTCATTCAACTTCACCCCCATCTTCTCCCTACAGTCAGGCTATTCAGATGGCACAACAGGGAATGAGCGTGGATGAGCTTGCTGCCGGTTGCGGTATTTCACGCGGTGAAGCGGAACTGATCGTGGCCATGCACCAGGCCCGCACGCCATGA
- the galU gene encoding UTP--glucose-1-phosphate uridylyltransferase GalU has product MQKVTKAVFPVAGLGTRFLPATKASPKEMLTVVDKPLIQYAVEEAIAAGITDMVFITGRNKRAIEDHFDKAFEMEAELEAKGKTKMLEMIRSVIPSHISCIYIRQAEALGLGHAVLCAKPVIGNAPFAVILADDLIDAGTPVMKQMVDKFNYYQCSVLGVQNVAREETGQYGIVDAQLLSEQVFRVDSIVEKPAPDVAPSTLGVVGRYILTPRIFHHLENIPAGAGGEIQLTDAIASLLHEQQVLAYQFDGTRYDCGSKLGYLKATVEHALKHPELSRDFSNYLSSLTQKI; this is encoded by the coding sequence ATGCAAAAAGTGACCAAAGCCGTTTTCCCTGTTGCCGGTCTGGGCACGCGCTTCCTGCCCGCGACCAAGGCCAGTCCGAAGGAAATGCTGACCGTGGTGGACAAGCCCCTGATCCAGTATGCAGTGGAAGAAGCCATTGCCGCCGGCATCACCGATATGGTTTTCATTACCGGCCGCAACAAGCGGGCGATCGAGGATCATTTCGACAAGGCCTTCGAAATGGAAGCCGAGCTCGAAGCCAAGGGCAAGACCAAAATGCTGGAAATGATACGCTCGGTCATACCCAGCCACATTTCCTGCATCTACATCCGCCAGGCGGAGGCGCTGGGCCTGGGGCATGCCGTGCTGTGCGCCAAGCCGGTGATCGGTAACGCCCCCTTTGCCGTGATTCTGGCCGATGACCTGATCGATGCCGGGACGCCAGTGATGAAGCAGATGGTGGATAAATTCAACTATTACCAGTGTTCCGTGCTGGGGGTGCAGAATGTGGCGCGGGAAGAAACCGGCCAATACGGTATCGTGGATGCCCAGCTCCTGTCGGAGCAGGTATTTCGGGTTGACAGCATTGTCGAGAAACCGGCGCCGGACGTGGCGCCTTCCACGCTGGGCGTGGTGGGCCGCTATATCCTTACGCCGCGCATTTTCCATCACCTGGAGAATATCCCGGCTGGTGCCGGGGGGGAAATTCAGCTCACCGACGCTATCGCCTCACTGCTCCATGAACAACAAGTGCTTGCTTACCAGTTTGATGGCACGCGCTATGATTGCGGCAGTAAACTGGGCTACCTCAAGGCGACCGTCGAACATGCGCTCAAGCATCCGGAACTGAGCCGTGATTTTTCGAACTATTTGTCTTCGCTGACCCAGAAAATTTAA